The genomic interval GGTCAGCGACCGGCGTCTTGCGGGAGGTACCCATTCGGTGGGCATTGGTCGTGTCGCAGCTCGGACTAGCCGCGGTCGTCACGTATGTCTTTCTCCATGCGGACGTCGCGACGGCGTCTGACGGCCTTAGGGCGGGCGCCATCTTCGGCCTGTTGTTTGGAATCGCGATGGCGTTTGATCTCTACGGGGTGACCAACTGGTCGAACGTGACAGTCGCATTCGTCGAACCCTTCGTCACGGCCGTCCGAATGGCACTCGGGGGCGCGGTGATCGGGTGGACGCTTGGGATGGGTAGCGACACCGACGAGGTTGCCACCTCCTAAGAACCTGCTCGGGGTTTTCGGGGTGAGAAGCGGTCATTCCAGGACGAGTCCGGTGTCGAGCTGAACGAGGTCTAGAGCCCGGGAAACGGGACGCATGTCTCCGGGAAGCGGCCTGAACATCACGTGATGTGGTCTCGTCGTCACGTTGATCCTGAGCAGGGGCGTTGCCGGCCTCGGTCTCTCGAGGCATGGTACGCCGGCCCCCTGCACCAGCTTCCATGGGGGCTCCCACGGAGGACCGACCAACACTTCACGACGGAGGACGTTTCATGCGGATCGCCAAGGACGATGTGCCTGTAAAGATCGATATACCGGGTGCCAAGGCCCGCCAAGTCCTGGACTTCGGTGATGCCACTGGACTCGGAAAGATGGCCGGCGAGTATTTTTCGTTTGGAGCAGGAACCGACCTTGCCCCTCTGCTCGAGGGATTGGAAGACGACCTTTGCCAGTCTCCCCACTGGGGCTACATGCTGGAAGGCGGATTGACGATCACCTATGCCGATGGTTCAACGGAAACCGCGAGCGGTGGCGACCTCTTCTACTGGCCTCCGGGGCATACCGTTCGCGCCGATGAAGAGTCCGAGGTAATCCTCTTCAGCCCCCAGCGTGAGCACTGTAAGGTGATAGACCACATCATTGGAAAACTGCAGGCCACTTGATGTGTGTTTCGCCTTGTGCGTCCGCTTGACCAACCACGAACGCAGGCGGCCGGTTGAGAATCCTGGTAGTTGAAGACGAGAAGAAGGTCGCGAGCTTCCTCGAGAAGGGGCTCCGTGAGGAGGGATACTCCGTCGACGTCTCGCACGACGGCACCGACGGTTTGCTCAAGGCGCACGTGCACGACTACGACCTGCTCGTGCTCGACGTCATGCTCCCTGGCAAGACGGGCCTCGAGATCGTTCGTAGCCTCCGCTCCCGCGAGTCGTCGGTGCCGGTACTTCTCCTGACCGCACATGGTGACCAAGATGACATCGTGCTCGGTTTGGACGCAGGCGCGGACGACTATCTGACGAAGCCGTTCGGCTTCGATGAGTTGCTCGCGCGCGTTCGGGCGCTGCTGCGAAGGGGTGGCTCCACTCGGCCGGATCGGCTGATCTACGCCGACGTGGAGCTCGACCGTG from Gemmatimonadota bacterium carries:
- a CDS encoding cupin domain-containing protein, translated to MRIAKDDVPVKIDIPGAKARQVLDFGDATGLGKMAGEYFSFGAGTDLAPLLEGLEDDLCQSPHWGYMLEGGLTITYADGSTETASGGDLFYWPPGHTVRADEESEVILFSPQREHCKVIDHIIGKLQAT
- a CDS encoding response regulator transcription factor — its product is MRILVVEDEKKVASFLEKGLREEGYSVDVSHDGTDGLLKAHVHDYDLLVLDVMLPGKTGLEIVRSLRSRESSVPVLLLTAHGDQDDIVLGLDAGADDYLTKPFGFDELLARVRALLRRGGSTRPDRLIYADVELDRVTHKAHRGGDRLDLTAKEFQLLEFLMLNAERVVRRTELLEKVWDLRFDPMSNVVDVHVGHLRRKLREAGDDPLVHTVRGVGYIFRKGEAT